The bacterium DNA window GAGGGGCAGAGGGGACTTTTTATCTTGAGGTAAAAAATCTCCCCAAAGAGATTGAATACCACTTTACTGACCCCGTAACTAATGCCCGCTTAACACAAATAAAAATCACTCAAGAAGAACCGAAAACTACTCTTCAAAAAATACAACTTATCCTTTACCTGCCAGAGAAATTAAATCCATCACTAATAGAAAAATCTATTTATTTCTATGTAGTTTTATCTAATAAAGAAGAACCAAAATATTCACTCAAATATCCCCTTGAATTAATTCCTAAAGGGGTAGGAAAGTTAGATATACTATCGTCAAATTTTTATTATGAGGTTAAACCTACCCAGGAAGCAAAGATAAAAATTGAGGTGAAAAATTGTGGGACATTAGAATTAAAAAATATTAAGATAGATATAACCTCTCCATACGAATGGAGGAAAAATCTTACTCCAGAAATAATCGAGCGTATCCACCCGGATAAAAAACAAGAGGTAATAATTTCTTTAGTCCCACCTATTAATGTTAATGTAGGCGAATATGAGGCGAAAATAAAGGCGAGTTGTGAAGTAAATAATAAAGAAGTAAAATCGCCAGAAAAGATAGTGCGAATCAATGTAAAGAAAGAGGCTAAAGTAGGGGTGAATCTAACGTTAATAGGAATAATAAGTTTGATTATGATAGCTGTGGTCATCTTTATGATTAAGATAACGAGAAGGTGAGATATAATGGTATTAAAAATAGAAAACTTAAGTAAAAGATTTGAAAATGATACTACATTTACAGTGCAGGAATTAAATTTAGAGATTCAAGGAGAAGAAATATTCACCCTTTTAGGGGCAAATGGTGCAGGCAAAACTACTACTTTTATGCTTTGTTTGGGATATATCCAGGCGAATAATGGAAGGGTTTTAATAAATGGCTACGACATAGAAAAAGAACCTCTAAAGGCGAAAAAATATGTTGCCTATGTCTCTGAAAATGTTATGGTCTATGATAATTTTACGGCGATACAAAACTTAAAGTTTTTTGCCCATTTGTGCGGAAAGTATCCTACGGTTGATAAATGTAAGACATTATTAGAAAAGGTAGGACTGAGGGAGGTAACTAATAAGTGGGCAAGGAGTTTCTCTAAAGGGATGCGACAAAGATTAGGAATTGCCATTAGTCTCATAAAAGATGCTAAGATAATATTTTTAGATGAACCTACCTCAGGACTTGACCCTGAAGGGGCAAAGGAATTCCTCCTTATACTTCAGAAATTAAGGCAGGAAGGGAAGGCAATATTTATGGCAAGCCATGATATCTTCCGAGCAAAGGAGATATCTGATAGAATCGGAATTATGGTCAAAGGAAGACTTGTAAATGTGCTTAATAAAAGTGAAATAAAGGATAAAAATTTGGAAGAAATCTACTTAAAGTATATAGAAACTATGGGATAAAAATATGTTATGGGTAATTATTAAGAAGGAATTTTTGGGGAACATAAAAACCCTAAAATTTATATGGAGTTTTTTATTGTGCCTTCTCTTAATGGGAACTAGTTCCTTTATCAGGACTACTCAATATAATCAAAGGATAACTAACTATCACGCAAATGTAAAATTACATTTAAAAACCGCAGGAAGCTATTCTGCATATCGAGATTTAGCTGAACAAGGGATAAAGATTGATAGACCAGCGGATATCTTAAGTATCTTTGTGGAAGGACTTGAAAATAACCTGCCGGGGGTATTTTCTATCTCAAGCTCTTCAGAATCTGTTGTGGGAATAGAAAAAAACTGGCTTTTTTCTTTATTCGGAACGATAGATTATTTATTTGTTATCTCTACTATAATGAGTTTGGTGGCAATTTTATTTACTTATGATGCTATCTGTGGGGAGAAAGAAAGAGGGACGTTAAAATTACTTTTATCTAATCCTATTCCCAAAGATCTTCTCTTATGGGGGAAAGTATTAGGCGGATATTTAACCTTGTTGTTTCCTGTTACTGTTTCCTTTCTCTTGGGGCTTCTAATAGTAAATATAATATGTCAAACGCCCTTTTCTGCTTATGATTTTAGTCGATTAGGGTTAATATTTATCATTTCATTAATTTATCTGGGGACATTCTGCAATTTAGGGCTATTTGTTTCCTCTGTTACGGTTAAATCTTCCACTGCACTCCTGGTACTTTTGTTAATTTGGTTGGTTTTAGTTTTCCTCATTCCTAACCTTAGTCCACTCCTGGCAAGCTCTGTTTAT harbors:
- a CDS encoding ABC transporter permease subunit, producing the protein MLWVIIKKEFLGNIKTLKFIWSFLLCLLLMGTSSFIRTTQYNQRITNYHANVKLHLKTAGSYSAYRDLAEQGIKIDRPADILSIFVEGLENNLPGVFSISSSSESVVGIEKNWLFSLFGTIDYLFVISTIMSLVAILFTYDAICGEKERGTLKLLLSNPIPKDLLLWGKVLGGYLTLLFPVTVSFLLGLLIVNIICQTPFSAYDFSRLGLIFIISLIYLGTFCNLGLFVSSVTVKSSTALLVLLLIWLVLVFLIPNLSPLLASSVYPVTPMQKIMEEKRNTIETAWEKFEEKYAKYDEEYGGVPLMDKGSVWMIERDKEITEEIEKIENPYQLSLNQQLKLSMNISRLSPVSSFFYTISHLAQTDYLMHLQIMAMLKKYKQAFIEYVNRMMIEEDSPIPDLLNKIDITEMPQFVMKKPPLIELINNIQRDIFLLISWLVILFVTTYFTFLKYDIR
- a CDS encoding ABC transporter ATP-binding protein; the protein is MVLKIENLSKRFENDTTFTVQELNLEIQGEEIFTLLGANGAGKTTTFMLCLGYIQANNGRVLINGYDIEKEPLKAKKYVAYVSENVMVYDNFTAIQNLKFFAHLCGKYPTVDKCKTLLEKVGLREVTNKWARSFSKGMRQRLGIAISLIKDAKIIFLDEPTSGLDPEGAKEFLLILQKLRQEGKAIFMASHDIFRAKEISDRIGIMVKGRLVNVLNKSEIKDKNLEEIYLKYIETMG